In Spirosoma sp. KUDC1026, the sequence GGTTAGTGGACTGGTCGTTTTTGCCCGGACTTCGAAAGCGCTGGAGCGGATGAATGAGATTTTCCGCAAGCGTCAGGTTCAGAAAACCTACTGGGCTGTCGTCCGGCGAAAACCACCCAAGAGTGCTGATAAACTAGTAAACTGGCTCGTTAAAGACGAACAGAAAAATCAGGTAACGGTCTACGATTACGAAGTGGCTAACTCACAAAAAGCCGAGCTGTCGTACCGGCTGCTGGGTAAGATTAATGAACATTACCTGCTCGAAGTAAATCCAATTACGGGTCGTCCGCATCAAATTCGTTCCCAGCTGGCGCATATGGGCTGCCCTATTCGCGGTGACGTGAAATACGGGTATGACCGGGCCGTACCCGATAAGAAAATTTATCTGCATGCCCGGCGGCTTTACTTTACCCATCCGGTTAAGAAAGAACCCCTGGTCTGTAAAGCTGCCTTGCCCCCTGATCCATTCTGGGAAGAATTTCTGGCGCTGGACGATGAACGGTTCAAAGACAAGAATATGGACTTTATTTTTGAATAGTCTGGTCCGGCTAAAAATGAAAAAGCGCCTTACACAGTCTCTGGACTATGTAAGGCGCTTTTGATTTATATAGTAAGCTATGTTGAGCTTACTGCTCCATCAGTGAATGTGACGTTTCCGTCTCCTTCATCTGCGTAATATCGGTCATCATTTGTTCAAGAACACGCTCGGTCATTTGCATAGCACCGCGTATAGCCCCATACAGCAAGCATAGGGGCAGAATAATGGGCAGAAAGAAGACCCATTGAAAGATCATGTGGATTTTTACGTTTTTCATCAGTTTACGGGGGAAAATGTATATAAGTTTACAAAAATCTAAAGGAACAGTATAGCCTGATTCAGGTTTTCTTTCTCTTTTTTTTCTGCTAACCAAATTTACACATTTTATATAACTTAATGAGTATTTTCTTTAACTAAATCTACATTAAATTTTCTATAAAAGTGTAAAACAAGGCGCTTAGGGTTACTTATCCGTTGATTATCATCTGCTTTTGCGACCCCTTCGTTCCAAGTTACCGATAAACTATATCAATAAAGTAAAGTCAGTATTTTTGGCCGCTTTTCATGAACCGTATTGATCGCATTTCGGCTATTTTGATTCAGTTACAGTCCCGACGAGTTGTAAAAGCGCAGGATATCGCCGATCGGTTCGCGATTAGCTTACGTACGGTTTATCGCGACATCCGAACTCTTGAAGAGGCTGGCGTTCCTATTCTGGGCGAAGCGGGTGTGGGCTACTCACTAATGGATGGCTATCGTCTGCCTCCTGTCATGTTTACGCGGGAAGAAGCCATTGCGTTGCTGACTGCAGAAAAACTAGTAGCTAAAATGACGGATACAGCCACCACGGCCGATCACCAGTCGGCTATGTTCAAGATTAAGTCAGTGCTTCGGACTACCGAAAAAGACCTGCTCGATCGTATCGATAACCGCATTGAGATCGTACAGGGGCGTCGGCCGCGTCCAGAATTGATGGCTATCAACCCCCTGCAGACCGTGTTACAGGGGATTGCCGAACGGAAGGTTTTGCACCTGGACTACACAGCCTATCAGCAACAGATAAGCAGCCGTTGTGTCGAACCGATCGGTGTCTTTTACCTGGATCACTATTGGCATCTGATCGCGTACTGCCGCTTACGACAAGACTACCGCGATTTCCGGATGGATCGCATGAGTACCATTCGGGTTGGGGCTGAACGCTTCCAGCCGGTTCATCCGCCCTTGCAGGAATACCTGCGGAACATGTATCCCGACCGCGATCTGAACCGAGTTGTATTACGAATCAACAAAGCGATTGTCAGGCATCTGTCCGAACAGAAATACTACAACGGCTTCGTGTCGGAGGAAGAACACGATAACTACATCGACATGACCTTCCTTACCTACAACCCCGAAGGAATAGCACGCTGGTATTTGTCGTTTGCCGATCAGGCTAAGATTTTGGAGCCTGCTACGTTGCGTGAACGCGCTCAGGAAATCGTTCGTACGATGGCGCAGCATTTCTGAAAAGCTACTGACACAGGGCTGTCACCGGGTGATTGTTACTTTGTTTCAAACAAAAAACAACGCCCCATGTCGATCATCATCCCCCTACTCCAGAAAGAATTTGATCAGGAAGCCATCACCACGCGGAAGATGCTGGAACGTATTCCTGATGATAAATACGACTGGCAGCCTCACCCCAAAAGCATGACGATCCGGCAATTGGCCACGCACATTGCCGATTTGCCTTCGTGGACACATCTCGCGTTGACAACTGATGGGCTTGATTTTGCGGTTACCCCCTACTCCCCGCCCGCTATTGACAGTACCGCTACATTACTGACTTTCCTCGACGAATCTCAGACTAAGGGGCGGGGCGCACTGGCCGAAGCCACAGACGATGAGCTGCTCCCGACATGGACGTTACGGTATGGGGACCAGATTCTGAGTGTTTCCTCCACCGGCGAAATGATCCGTATGTCGTTTAGCCAGGTTGTTCACCACCGGGCCCAGCTGGGTGTTTACCTGCGCCTACTCGACATACCAATTCCGGGCAGTTACGGTCCCAGCGCCGACGAGCAAAGTTTCTAATAGCAGCCTACCTTTTCATGATCGGTACCCGAGCAATCAGGTACCGATCTTTTTTTATTCGCCCTATAATGGCTGACCTATACCAACCGTATCCTCTGTTTTCTATAAAAACGGGCACTAATTAGTATTACCTAGAAGAAGAATACGTGGTTTTAGATACTTTTACAGAAATTTCTTCTGTATTTCGGTACATTGTTCCAATTGAGTGTATATCGGTCTGGGATTGCCCGCCTTTTATTTGGCTTGTATTTCGCGATACTTGCCAACGGGATTATCTTTCGCCACGCGCACCGACTATCCGACGGAACAATTTTATGCCACGCGCACCCGTACAAAAGCGCACCCGGTACAAACTTTCCTGATCATACCCACAGTCGGGATGAACTGATCCGACTCGACGCGTTTACGAATGCGCTCTATGAAAGCCCCGGTACGTTTGTATGGGCACTTGTTATTGCCGTTATCCTGCTGCTGAACCGGTTTCTACCCATCCGCACGACAGCCGGATTTTCAATTACCCATCTTGCCTTCCAGCATCGCGGTCCGCCGGTGCAGTTGATTTAATTCTGGTTTTCCTACAATCTCCTGTCAGCTAGCCAAGCGTATTGGTCTAGCCACGGGCGTTTATGTATGGTTTTAACACCTGTTTTAATTAACTGTTATCCAGCTTTCTATGACTCGATCACTCCTTAGTTTCATCTTTCTGGCTTTCCCCTTTTTCGCTTCGGCTCAGTCGTTTTTTACCGGACAGGTACTGGACAAAACCAACCGTGACCCGTTGATTGGCGCTACGATCTACATTGCCGACACAAAACAAGGCGGCTTGACCGATACGTTGGGCCGTTTCCGCATTGCCGATATTGCTCCGGGACCGCACCGGGTTGAAGTCCGACTAATTAGCTATAAGACTCTTAGTCGAACGATACACTTCAACAGTAGTGGTACTGTTACTGATTTTCAACTCGATCCAGTGGCTGCGCAACTCAAAGAAGTTGTAGTAACGGGACTAACAACGGGCTCGACCGTCAAGGACAGTCCGGTTCCGATTATGACTTATAACAAAATTCAATGGCTCCAGACCAGCTCCACTAACCTAGTCGATGCTGTTGGGAAGCTGCCGGGCATGTCACAGATCACAACGGGCGTGGGTCTGTCGAAACCCGTCATTCGGGGTCTTGGCTTCAACCGGGTCATTACGGTGCACGACGGCGTTCGGCAGGAGGACAACCAGTGGGGTGAAGAACACGCGCTTCAGGTCGACGAGTATTCAATAGAGCGTTACGAGATTATTAAAGGCTCGGGTAGCCTTCTGTATGGTTCCGACGGCCTCGGTGGTGTAATGAGCCTGATCTCGGCGCGTCCCCCCGAAGCGGGCGTAACGCGGGGGCAGATTCTGGCGAACTACCAGAGCAACAACGGTATGTTGGGCCTTTCCGCGATGGTTGAAGGAACGGGTAAATCCGGTGTGTTTGCCCGGTTGCGGGTGAGTGGTAAAAGCGCCGGTAATTACCAGAACCAATTCGACGGACGTGTGTATGGGTCTGCTTATCGCGAATACGATGTAAATGGTACTGTTGGTGTAAACCGCAAATGGGGGTATTCACAAATTTACTTCTCGAACTGGCACCAGGATATTAACATTGTTACGGGCGAGCGCGACCCAAGTGGCCGCTTTCTCAAACTCGTACGGGTATCTGCCGATTCCGAATCCGTAGCTCCTGCCACAAACGCCGATCTGCGCAGTCGCACGATCAATCTGGGTAATTACCAGAACCTGAATAACCTGAAGGTGTCGTGGAATACGTTTGCGAAAGTTGGTGGTGGCAACCTGTCGGCCATTGTGAGCTACAGCCAGAACCGGCGTCAGGAATTTGCCAGTACGTTAACGGATCAGCCCGCGCTTTACTTCTACCTGCAAAATGTTTTCTATGATCTGAAGTATTACTTCGGCGGCCGGAATGGATGGGATTTCACCGTTGGCGGCAATGGTTTGTGGCAGTACAACCAGAACAAAGGGATGCAGGTCCTCTACCCCGGTTATCGCTCCTGGGATAATGGATTGTTCCTGTTCGGACAGAAGAAAACAGATCGGCTGACGCTCAACGGCGGTATTCGCATGGATATTCGTCAGATGCGGATCAACCGGCTATATGCCGATAGTAACGGTAATTTCAGCGAAACGCCCATTACCGGCGGACAGCTTCGCTTTGTTGGGCTTAACAAAACGTATTCAAACCCAACAGCCAGCCTGGGCGCTACGTATAATTTATCGAGTCGCTGGACCGTAAAAGCCAACCTCGGGCGGGGTTTCCGGGCACCCGCTACGCCTGAATTATCGGCCAACGGTGAACATGCCGGTACGTTCCGCTACGAGATCGGGAGTCCAAACCTGCGGTCAGAAACATCCTGGCAGGGCGATCTGGGTATCAATTATGAAACTCCAGACGTAGCCATTACGGTGAGTCTGTTTCAGAACCGAATCAACAATTACACGTACTCGGAAAAAGTCACGGACCGGTTCGGTCGGGATTCCATTGTCGATCCGAGCCGTCCAATCCTGACGTATCGGTACGTGCAGGGCAACGCCGTCTTGTTTGGGGGTGAGGGCCAGATCAGCGTTAATCCACGCTCGGCCCAGTGGTTCCATTTCACGACCTCGTACTCGCTGGTGCGGTCGCGCAACCTGTCGTCCACGAGCGATTCGACGAAATACCTGCCCTTCCTGCCTCCACCGCGTGTCATCGGTCAGCTAAAGTTGACTCGCGCTGAAGCCGGCAACCACTGGCACAATCTATATGCTTTGCTGGAAGTGGAACATAATGCCGCCCAGAACCAGGCGCTACTGGCCTACGGGACCGAAACCACTACACCAGCCTATACGCTGGTGAACCTGGGTGGCGGAACGGATATCACGAATAATTCGGGCAGGACGCTGTTTTCGCTCTACCTGACAATACAGAATGTGTTCGACGTAGCGTACCAGAGTCACCAGAACCGCCTGAAATATTTCGGCGTCAACGAGGCCACCGGCCGACAGGGTGTCTACAATATGGGGCGCAACTTCAGCCTGAAAGCCGTCGTCCCGATCGGAAGAAGGTAATTTTTAAGGAGAAAAGCAGGAGGGGAGGAAAGGACGAAGGAAGCGCAAGCCTCTTTCTCCTTTCCTCCCCTCCGCGACGGTGGACCGATCCTTTCTCCTTCTTGAAAATTAGTTCAACGTAGCAACAGCGTCCTTTATGCGTTGCACGGCTTCGACCAGCAGTTCGTCGGCAGCAGCCGTCGAAATACGCAGGCAGTTGGGCGCACCAAAGCCCGAACCCGCTACCGTCGATACGTAGGCCGTATTGAGCAGCCAGGATGCAAAATCGTCCGAGTTATTGATCGTCGTCATACCATCTGATTTTCCGTAGTAATAACTGATGTCCGGGAAGGCGTAGAAAGCACCTTCGGGCACGTTAACCCGGAAGTTTGGTACGTCTTTCAGAAGGCCCACTACCAGATCACGGCGACGCTGATACGCTTTCGTCATCTCTTGTGAGGGTTCCAGCGGGCCCGTCAAGGCGGCCACGGTTGCTTTCTGCGCAATCGAGTTCGTACCGGACGTAACCTGCCCCTGGAGTTTCTCAACGCCTTCGGCAATCCATTTGGCAGCACCGATATACCCGATTCGCCAGCCAGTCATGGCGAAGCCTTTGGCAACACCGTTTACCGTAATAACACGCTCCGCAATTTCCGGAATCGAGCCAATACTAAAATGACCTTCAGGCGTGAAGTTGATGTATTCGTAGATTTCGTCGGCCAGCACATAGATGTTTTCGTGACGAGCGACTACGTCGGCGATAGCCCGCAGTTCGGCTTCCGAGTAGATCGAACCGGTTGGGTTATTGGGAGAGGCATACATGACGATCTTGGTCCGATCGGTAATAGCCGCTTCGAACTGCTCCGGCGTCACTTTGAAGTTGTTCTCGAATGAGCCATCGACCACCACTGCTTTCCCCTCGGCCAGCTTCACCATTTCGGAATAGCTCACCCAGTATGGCGAGAAGATCACGACTTCGTCTCCCGGATTGACCAACACCTGAATGACGTTCGCCAGCGAGTGTTTGGCACCGGTCGAGACAACGATATTTTCGGGTTTCCAGTCAATATTGTTATCCCGTTTGAATTTATCGGCAATGGCTTTGCGCAGATCGGGGTAACCCGCAACCGGCGAATAGCCATGAAATCCATCATCGATCGCCTTCTTGGCGGCTTCGCAGATGTGCTGGGGTGTCTTGAAATCAGGCTCCCCAACACTCAGACTAATTACTTTATGACCCTGCGCAGCCAGTTCACGGGCTTTTTTGGTCATCGCCAGCGTTGACGATTCTTCCAGCGCGTTAATACGATCGGCTAACAAACTCACAGTGTCGAGCGTGGCAGACATAGTAGTATTTTTTGACAATTTGATAACAAACTGAGGGCAAAGGTACTAGGTTTGAATACCCATGGCATTATTCAACTCACAATTTCTATAGTGCTTACTGAACGGAGGTAGTATTTTATTCAAAAACCTATACCTACGTTTAAGTTAAGCTGTAGAGCGAACCCACTAAAGCCATCTAATTTTATTGACTGAGGGCTTATTCCTATAGCAGAGTAGTCCGACGATGCAGTTGCCAATGCGCTGTAATAAACCGGACCTAAAGATGCTTCCAAAGCAATTTTATCTTTGATAAGCTTCTGGTACCCTAAATTCAATCCGGGGCCTATAAGGTGAACAGATACAGAAGTACTCCACAAGGATAACAGTGACTCTTCAGCCCTTCCGTAACCGTACGTCAGTGATGGAGCAAAATAGAATCCGTTAGGAGCGCTCTCCCAATCGGATACATAGAATTTATACTGAGGAGTGATAGTGGCAACCTGTATTTTGCTGAATAAATCCCTCTTTGAGGTGTAGCCAACAGCTAGTTCGACACTACGGGAATCATTTAATATTCTTTCATACGAAACTAGCACTCCTTTTTGAAAAACAGATACCAGATCCATCTTTAACACGTTCTGGCTCTGAGCATTACAAAAAAAAGAGGTAAGACCAACGAGGCAGGAAATTAGTAAAAATCTTATGTACATATGTTTTTTCTGTAAAGATATATTTTACAGAACTCGTACATGGTTAATATCTACTAAAAGGAGGTTGGTATAAATCATCATTCAGCCACAAACTTCAGCATCCACTGCCCGACGGACGCATTTGTCAGATTGAAAACGACGTTGGGGAATAGCCCTATCACCAGGGCCATAAGACCCAGCGGAATTAAAAGCAGTTTCTCCCGAACCGTCAGATCAGTAAGCACCGCCGTCGTAAACTGCCGTTCCTCAACGGTACGTACCCAGGTTATTCCGAAGAACATCCGCTGTAACGTCCAAAGGAAATAAGCGGCTGCCAGCAGTAAACCTGTTGTGGACACCGCCGTCATCCAGCCGGGTAAATAGCTGGACTGGAAGCTGCCCATGAGCGTGAACAATTCGCCCACAAAACCCGAGAAACCAGGCAGCCCCAGCGAACCAAAGAAAGCAACGGCGGTCAGGATGGTGTACTGTGGCATCAGATGCAGTAAGCCTCTGTATGAGTCGATACGTCGGTCGTGAGTACGGTCGTACAGTACCCCAACGACCAGGAACAACATAGCCGATAAAACGCCGTGGCTAACCATCTGATAGATGGCTCCGTTGATGCCCTCACCGGTCAGGGAAGCGACTCCCAGCAGGACAAAACCCATGTGCGATACCGACGAGTAGGCGATCATTTTCTTTACGTCGTTCTGCGCCAGGGCGTTCAATCCACCGTACACAATTGACAGGGCACCCAGCCCCGCCAAGGGCAGTGCGTACACCATCCCCCCATCCGGGAAGAAATTCCAGACGATTCGCAGAAAACCGTAGCCGCCAATCTTCAGCAGGACACCCGCCAGCACAACCGATACGGGTGTCGGCGCTTCGACGTGCGCATCCGGCAGCCAGGTGTGAACCGGAACAATAGGAAGTTTAATGGCAAAACCCAGAAAGATGGCCCAGAAAGCCAGCATCCGTACTGGCATACCAAACAGAACCAGGTCTGCTCCCGGATGCAGGAATGCGGTTGGCAGGTAATTATTTCCGTCGGCCAGGTAGCGCATATCGAACGTATGCACCACCTGCGACAGCTCAAGTTGTCTACTTTGTAGCTGCTCCTGCAGGATTCGGATCACGTCGCTCGTTACCAGCGATACATCGGGCACCAGCCCTGCCTGCACCGCCGTACTGATGGGATCAATCACCGAAATCGACAACCCAATCATCACGAGCAGAATCAGCAGCGAGCCCAGCAGCGTATAGAGGAAAAACTTAATCGACGCGTATTCCCGACGTGGTCCACCCCACAGCCCAATCAGGAAATACATCGGCAGGAGCATAAACTCGAAGAAGAGGAAGAACAGAAAGAAATCCAGCGCGACGAAGCAGCCCATAATTGTACCTGTCAGAAGCAGATACAGTGCGTAGTACGCCTTGAGCTTCTGGGTTATGTTCCAGGAGGATATCACCCCAATCAGCATGACGACCGCCGAGAGTATCACCAGCGGCAGGCTCATTCCATCAATACCAAGCAGGTAATCGATCGACACTATGCCTAAACTCCCAAGCCGCAATGTAATCCAGTCAGCCTGTTCGAGCAGTTGATAATCAGCTACGGTAGTATCAAAAGCCAGATAGATAAAAGCAGCCAATACCAGTTCGACAAACGTAACGCCCAACGCAATCCATTTGAAACTGCTGCTTTGCCCCTCGGGCAGTAGCGCTACCAGCAGGGCACCCAGCAGCGGTAAAAATATCAGTAGCGTAAGAAGCATTCTGTCGTCATTAAATTACAAAAGCCACCACAACATCAGTAGTAAGCCTACGACTGCCGCTGTGATGTAAGATTGAACAAGTCCGTTTTGCACAGAGCGGGTCAGTTTGCCCAGCTGTCCCGCCAGCCAGGCCGCGCCATTCACTAGCCCATCAACGCCAAACCGGTCAAATCCACTGGCTAGGTGAGCCAGCACGACGGTAGTGACCCCAGTACCGTTCACCGTACCATCGACTACCTTCTGATCGGTCTTGTTGAGCCAGTGCGCAAACCGAACCGACGGATTGATGATAGCATAGGTGTACAGGATATCCAGAAAACCATACTCAATAGACAGACGTACCACCAACCGATTGGTATCTACCTTTTTCATGCGGAAACCAACCCAGCCGCCAAGCAGCACCAGAGCTATAGAAACTGGGGCTAACCAGACGTACTCCGCCGATTCAGTCGCTGAAAAAAGATGCAGAAACCAACTGCTATGCGCTGAAACCGGATTGAGCGAAAACCAGAAAGCTATGGACAGAATCGCCAGTACCAGCACCGGGCCGCGCATGAGCCAG encodes:
- a CDS encoding pyridoxal phosphate-dependent aminotransferase, with protein sequence MSATLDTVSLLADRINALEESSTLAMTKKARELAAQGHKVISLSVGEPDFKTPQHICEAAKKAIDDGFHGYSPVAGYPDLRKAIADKFKRDNNIDWKPENIVVSTGAKHSLANVIQVLVNPGDEVVIFSPYWVSYSEMVKLAEGKAVVVDGSFENNFKVTPEQFEAAITDRTKIVMYASPNNPTGSIYSEAELRAIADVVARHENIYVLADEIYEYINFTPEGHFSIGSIPEIAERVITVNGVAKGFAMTGWRIGYIGAAKWIAEGVEKLQGQVTSGTNSIAQKATVAALTGPLEPSQEMTKAYQRRRDLVVGLLKDVPNFRVNVPEGAFYAFPDISYYYGKSDGMTTINNSDDFASWLLNTAYVSTVAGSGFGAPNCLRISTAAADELLVEAVQRIKDAVATLN
- a CDS encoding DinB family protein encodes the protein MSIIIPLLQKEFDQEAITTRKMLERIPDDKYDWQPHPKSMTIRQLATHIADLPSWTHLALTTDGLDFAVTPYSPPAIDSTATLLTFLDESQTKGRGALAEATDDELLPTWTLRYGDQILSVSSTGEMIRMSFSQVVHHRAQLGVYLRLLDIPIPGSYGPSADEQSF
- a CDS encoding helix-turn-helix transcriptional regulator: MNRIDRISAILIQLQSRRVVKAQDIADRFAISLRTVYRDIRTLEEAGVPILGEAGVGYSLMDGYRLPPVMFTREEAIALLTAEKLVAKMTDTATTADHQSAMFKIKSVLRTTEKDLLDRIDNRIEIVQGRRPRPELMAINPLQTVLQGIAERKVLHLDYTAYQQQISSRCVEPIGVFYLDHYWHLIAYCRLRQDYRDFRMDRMSTIRVGAERFQPVHPPLQEYLRNMYPDRDLNRVVLRINKAIVRHLSEQKYYNGFVSEEEHDNYIDMTFLTYNPEGIARWYLSFADQAKILEPATLRERAQEIVRTMAQHF
- a CDS encoding RluA family pseudouridine synthase, yielding MKNQPFQVIYEDNHLLIVNKAPGILVQGDRTGDVTLLTLLKEYIKEKYDKPGEVFLGLVHRLDRPVSGLVVFARTSKALERMNEIFRKRQVQKTYWAVVRRKPPKSADKLVNWLVKDEQKNQVTVYDYEVANSQKAELSYRLLGKINEHYLLEVNPITGRPHQIRSQLAHMGCPIRGDVKYGYDRAVPDKKIYLHARRLYFTHPVKKEPLVCKAALPPDPFWEEFLALDDERFKDKNMDFIFE
- a CDS encoding DUF3575 domain-containing protein, with product MYIRFLLISCLVGLTSFFCNAQSQNVLKMDLVSVFQKGVLVSYERILNDSRSVELAVGYTSKRDLFSKIQVATITPQYKFYVSDWESAPNGFYFAPSLTYGYGRAEESLLSLWSTSVSVHLIGPGLNLGYQKLIKDKIALEASLGPVYYSALATASSDYSAIGISPQSIKLDGFSGFALQLNLNVGIGF
- a CDS encoding NuoM family protein, translating into MLLTLLIFLPLLGALLVALLPEGQSSSFKWIALGVTFVELVLAAFIYLAFDTTVADYQLLEQADWITLRLGSLGIVSIDYLLGIDGMSLPLVILSAVVMLIGVISSWNITQKLKAYYALYLLLTGTIMGCFVALDFFLFFLFFEFMLLPMYFLIGLWGGPRREYASIKFFLYTLLGSLLILLVMIGLSISVIDPISTAVQAGLVPDVSLVTSDVIRILQEQLQSRQLELSQVVHTFDMRYLADGNNYLPTAFLHPGADLVLFGMPVRMLAFWAIFLGFAIKLPIVPVHTWLPDAHVEAPTPVSVVLAGVLLKIGGYGFLRIVWNFFPDGGMVYALPLAGLGALSIVYGGLNALAQNDVKKMIAYSSVSHMGFVLLGVASLTGEGINGAIYQMVSHGVLSAMLFLVVGVLYDRTHDRRIDSYRGLLHLMPQYTILTAVAFFGSLGLPGFSGFVGELFTLMGSFQSSYLPGWMTAVSTTGLLLAAAYFLWTLQRMFFGITWVRTVEERQFTTAVLTDLTVREKLLLIPLGLMALVIGLFPNVVFNLTNASVGQWMLKFVAE
- a CDS encoding TonB-dependent receptor yields the protein MTRSLLSFIFLAFPFFASAQSFFTGQVLDKTNRDPLIGATIYIADTKQGGLTDTLGRFRIADIAPGPHRVEVRLISYKTLSRTIHFNSSGTVTDFQLDPVAAQLKEVVVTGLTTGSTVKDSPVPIMTYNKIQWLQTSSTNLVDAVGKLPGMSQITTGVGLSKPVIRGLGFNRVITVHDGVRQEDNQWGEEHALQVDEYSIERYEIIKGSGSLLYGSDGLGGVMSLISARPPEAGVTRGQILANYQSNNGMLGLSAMVEGTGKSGVFARLRVSGKSAGNYQNQFDGRVYGSAYREYDVNGTVGVNRKWGYSQIYFSNWHQDINIVTGERDPSGRFLKLVRVSADSESVAPATNADLRSRTINLGNYQNLNNLKVSWNTFAKVGGGNLSAIVSYSQNRRQEFASTLTDQPALYFYLQNVFYDLKYYFGGRNGWDFTVGGNGLWQYNQNKGMQVLYPGYRSWDNGLFLFGQKKTDRLTLNGGIRMDIRQMRINRLYADSNGNFSETPITGGQLRFVGLNKTYSNPTASLGATYNLSSRWTVKANLGRGFRAPATPELSANGEHAGTFRYEIGSPNLRSETSWQGDLGINYETPDVAITVSLFQNRINNYTYSEKVTDRFGRDSIVDPSRPILTYRYVQGNAVLFGGEGQISVNPRSAQWFHFTTSYSLVRSRNLSSTSDSTKYLPFLPPPRVIGQLKLTRAEAGNHWHNLYALLEVEHNAAQNQALLAYGTETTTPAYTLVNLGGGTDITNNSGRTLFSLYLTIQNVFDVAYQSHQNRLKYFGVNEATGRQGVYNMGRNFSLKAVVPIGRR